The Intrasporangium calvum DSM 43043 sequence CTACCGCTACGTCCTCATGCCGGTTCGCTTCGCCAGCTGACCAGGACCGATCCACACCGGCCCTGTGCCCCGAAGGCCACGAGCCCGACCACCCCACACCGGAGACCGGACCGCGCCAGCCGACTCAGCGGCATACGGCATGGGTATGGGCCCGCACACGACAGGACAGCGCGCGACGACTAGCCTCACAGGCATCCGCGCCACCCCCACGAGGAAGGCACTCGACATGCAGCTCGGTCTGATCGGTCTCGGCAGGATGGGTGGCAACATGCGGGAGCGGCTGCGCCGCGCCGGGCACGAGGTGGTCGGCTATGACCGCAACCCGGACGTGTCCGACGCAGCCAGCCTGGAGGCCATGGTCGAGGGTCTGAGCGCCCCACGGGTCGTGTGGGTCATGGTGCCGTCAGGCGACCCCACCCGCGACACCGTGGCCAGGCTGGCCGAGTTGCTCGAGCCCGACGACCTCGTCATCGACGGCGGCAACTCGCGGTTCACCGACGACTTCGAGAACGCCAAGCTCCTCGCCGAGAAGCAGATCGGCTACGTCGACTGCGGGGTCTCCGGCGGCATCTGGGGACTCGAGAACGGCTACGGCCTGATGTGCGGCGGAGACGCGAGGTGGATCGAGCGCGCGATGCCGATCTTCGACGCGCTGCGTCCCGAGGGGCCGCGCGAGGAGGGCTTCGTCCACGCGGGCGAGGTCGGCGCGGGCCACTACGCGAAGATGGTCCACAACGGCATCGAGTACGGCCTGATGCACGCCTACGCCGAGGGCTTCGAGCTGCTCGAGGCGAAGGACATCGTCAAGGACGTCCCCGGCACGTTCCAGGCCTGGAGTCGCGGCACCGTCGTCCGCTCCTGGCTGCTGGACCTCATGGTGGACGCCCTCGAGGAGAACCCGCACCTCGACGACGTGTCCGACTACACCAACGACTCCGGCGAGGGCCGCTGGACCGTCGAGGAGGCCATCGCCCTCGGCGTGCCCGTGCCCGTCATCTCCGCCTCCCTGTTCGCCAGGTTCGCCTCGAGACAGCAGGTGTCGCCGGCGATGCAGGCGGTGTCCGCGCTGCGCGGCCAGTTCGGCGGTCACCAGGTGATGACCGTCGCGGAGGGCGTCGCCCTGCGCGAGGGGTCGGTGCCGGCCGAGCCGTCGAAGCAGGCCAAGGTCACCCACGACGAGCAGTCGTTCGACGAGAAGGGAAAGGCCAGCGCGCGTGCCTTCCAGGAGGCGTCCCGGGCCAACGTCGAGACCGCGGGTGAGGCCGTCGAGGCCGGCGCTCCTCCGAAGACCCAGCGCACCGACGCGGTTGACACCGCGCTCGGCACGGAGCGCTCCAAGCAAGCCGACTGAGCGAGCCAGGTGCACGTCCGACACCTGACCCTCAAGGACTTCCGCAGCTATCCGGGGGCCGAGATCGCGTTCTCCCCCGGGGTGACGACGCTCATCGGGCTGAACGGACAGGGCAAGACCAACCTCGTGGAGGCGATCGGCTA is a genomic window containing:
- the gnd gene encoding phosphogluconate dehydrogenase (NAD(+)-dependent, decarboxylating); this encodes MQLGLIGLGRMGGNMRERLRRAGHEVVGYDRNPDVSDAASLEAMVEGLSAPRVVWVMVPSGDPTRDTVARLAELLEPDDLVIDGGNSRFTDDFENAKLLAEKQIGYVDCGVSGGIWGLENGYGLMCGGDARWIERAMPIFDALRPEGPREEGFVHAGEVGAGHYAKMVHNGIEYGLMHAYAEGFELLEAKDIVKDVPGTFQAWSRGTVVRSWLLDLMVDALEENPHLDDVSDYTNDSGEGRWTVEEAIALGVPVPVISASLFARFASRQQVSPAMQAVSALRGQFGGHQVMTVAEGVALREGSVPAEPSKQAKVTHDEQSFDEKGKASARAFQEASRANVETAGEAVEAGAPPKTQRTDAVDTALGTERSKQAD